Below is a genomic region from Argonema galeatum A003/A1.
CAAAAATTATATTCAAAAAATAGTTTTTCTTTTTTTCAGTCTCAAGCTCCTTCTTTACTTTTTGACTTTTGACTTTTAATATCAAATCCGTCTACGTCGGAATTGTTCGTTTTTCCCCTCTGCCCCTCTCTCCTTCTCCCCTCCCCGTGGGACGGGGAGGGGTAGGGGGTGGGGTTGCCCCTCTGCGGCCATAATGATTCAGACACAACCGTAAACGATATAACTTTTGACTTCAGCCACGACGTTGATTCAGCATATTCATAGCCATCGACAGACTAATTTTCATGCGCTTAAAAGCAGCCGCAAGCGTACCGATTTCGTCGTTGGAATTTTGCTCAAATTCAGCGTCCATATTGCCCGTGCTTACCTCATTGGCAACTTTAACCATACGGTTGATGGGGCGAAGAACCGCTACTCTGAGTAAAATATTGGTAATCAAAATTGCCATCCCAAAAGCAGCCCCTACTATTGCCATGAATAGCAAAAATGAGCGATGGGCGCTGTTAATTACTTCAGTGGCTGGTACGTAAATTACCTGAGCGCCAATAATTTCATTTAACTTCCAACCAAAGCCATTTTCGCTGCCGTAAGTCGCTATCTGACTCTTGGGCGCAGCCGCTGGAGTGCTGTGACAGCGCAAGCAACTTTGCTCCGAGATTACAATGGGTCGAGCAATGTAAAATAACTTTCCACTGGGATATTCACGATAGTCACTCAATTCCTTTAAACTTGTATTTTTACGTAAATTTTCGACCAACTGGGTTTCAAAATTATCAGCTTTATCCCGTAAGTTGCTTGGATTGAGAGTTGCTTCTTTGTAAAAGAAATCTTTATATTTCGAGTTGGTACGAAAATTCTCAAATACTTCTCTAGCAGAATACGCTGGTACTGTTTCCGGTAAAAACTGTGCCTCTGTCTCCAATCTAGGTTCTAATAGAGGATTGATTTGATTGTTTGTGTAGTTACGCACTGAACTCATAGTTTCCATGAGAAGTACGGCTTTGGACGTTACTTCATTTTCTGCCTTTTCATTTAAAACAGCAGAAAATGCCAAGCCACTCATGGTGATTCCACCGAGAACAACTAAAATTAAAATCAAGTTAAATTTTTTACTGAGGTTTAGATTTCTTAACACTTCTCGCTCTCTCTGTAAAGACGCGCCTAAAGTTTAGCACAATTATCTTTGATGATGTAAACTAATTTAGCCCTTGGCTGCTGTTCGCTATCCACCCCTATGCTTTCACGCCGTTTACTTCTAGCTCAAATACTGATGTTTTTGGCGGGTTGTGCCTCCGTCAACGACCGCCCAGGCAAAAATTTAGAAAAATTAATAATTGGGGTAGTTTCCGATGGGGAAGGCCCCCGTTCTACTGAAAAATACGATCGCTTAATTGCTTATTTAGAAAGCCAGACAAGAACCTTGATTGAACTAGAGCCTGCCTATAACGAAATCAAGGCAGTTGAGCAGATAAAACGCCAAAATTGGGATTTAGCGTTTGCTTCCCCTGGGTTAGCAGCTATTGCGATCGCCAAAGCACAGTATTTACCCTTATTCCCGCTACAGGGAATTAGCAGTTTGCAGTCTGTATTCGCCGTACTTAACGAAAGTCGAATTAAACAGCTAGCTGACTTGGCTAGAAAGAAAGTTGCTTTGGGTCAACCGGGTTCTGCGACTGGATATTATGTGCCTCTGAACGAGCTGCGCGGTACTACTCTAGCAGAAGTGCGCTTAGCACCTACACCACGAACAGTTCTGGAGTGGATAGCCAAAGGAGAGGTTGCTGCTGGCGCTTTGTCGAGAGAGGCATTCGATCGCTATCGCTCAGAGTTTAGTTCCACAAACTTTCGGATTATTCATGCGAGTCCTAAAATTCCTGCGGGAGCAGTTTTGATCGGCCCCAAAGTTGAACGCAACCAACAAGAACTGATTAAAAAAGTGATGAGTAATGTGTCTCCAGAACTGGCTCAAGAGGCTGGTTACATACCAAACGCTAAAGCGCCCAATTATGATTCTTTGATCGCTCTGATTCAAAAAGTAGAATCTCTGGAAGCGCGGCTACAAAAAAAGCCTGTGCGTTTGTAAACCTTTATTCAATAACTTCATCCTCGAATGTTACACCCTCATAAATATCGCTCATCGACATCTCTACTTCTAGCGAAACCAAAGAAATATTAGCATCTGCACCTTCGTACTCCTGAAATAACCACTTTTCTGATTCATTTTTGACATATTGTTCCACTGAATACTCATACTGGTCAATCAGCAAATACTCACGTAATGTAGGAATAGACCGATAGAAACGAAACTTCTTACCTCTGTCAAAATCACTCGTAGAATTAGAAAGCACTTCCACAATCAGTGAAGGATTGGTCACCTCATCTTTGCGCCCTTCATTCAGAATTGGCTGACCCGCGATCGCCATCACATCAGGATAGAAACCCCGCCGATATACAGGAATCCATAACCGCAAATCGCTCAAGAAAATTTCGTATTCTTTTCCCCGAACCAAATTGCCTAATACCCTACCCAAATTACGGATAATCCGGTTATGATTAATCGTGCCACCTGTCATTGGGATAATTTCTCCATCATGATATTCACTTCTGATCTCAGCAGTTTCTTCTAACTTCCGATACTCTTCTAAAGTAGATAAGCGTTGTTGAGTTTGAGTTAACATTTTTTTCTAATGGTGAGGGAATTTGTAACTATGCAATAAACTAACATATTTCGCATTTTATTCAGGAACTTCATCCTCAAATGTTACACCCTCATAAATATCACTCATCAACATCTCTACTTCTAGCGAAACCAAAGAAACATTAGCATTTGCACCTTCGTACTCCTGGAATAACCACTTTTCTGATTCATTTTTGACATATTGTTCCACCGAATACTCATACTGGTCTATCAGTAAATACTCACGCAATGTAGGAATAGACCGATAGAAACGAAATTTCTTACCTCTGTCAAAATCCCGCGTCGAATTAGAAAGCACTTCCACAATAAGTGAAGGATTGATCACCTCGTCTTTGCGCCCTTCATTCAGAATTGGCTGACCCGCGATCGCCATCACATCAGGATAGAAACCCCGCCGATATACAGGAATCCATAACCGTAAATCGCTCATAAATACTTCGGCATTTTTTCCGCGCAAAGCTGATTTCAAATAGGCATACATATTGCCTATAATCCGGTTATGATTAATCGTGCCACCTGTCATAGCGATAATTTCTCCATCATGATATTCACTTCGGAAGTCAGCAGTTTCTTCTAACTTTCGATACTCTTCTAAAGTGGATAAGTGTTGTTGAGTTTGAGTTAACATTGTTTTCTAATGCTGAGGTAATTTCCAACTGCATATCGAAAACATCCCTTACCGATATATTTGCCAAAACGGGATGCTTCTTGCTTATTTATGAGATAGTAACATAATTTGGCAAAAACTATGTTACTTTTTTGTACTTCGCCAATGCAGAAGGCCAAGTAGCTTTTGCCAACAACGGTTGTAAATCTTTAGCAATGCGAGTAGCTAAAATTTCATGTCCGGCTGAATTTGGATGGATAACATCATCTTGTCGATAACGGGTATCATCCAAAATTCCTTTGAAAATTTGAGGAATCAGATAAGCGTGGGTGTCTTTGGCAATACGATCGTATATTTCTTGATATGTGTCTTTAGTCAGGCCGATATTTATGCCCAAAAGAACGACAATCCCTCCTTTATCTTGAATAGTTGTGACAATTTGCCGTAAATTTTGTTCTGTTTGAGCTTTTGGGATTTTTTGCAGAAAATCGTTTCCACCTAATTCCACAATGACTAACCAAGGTTCTCCGGTAATCACATCAGTTTGCAGACGGCTTAGTCCCGCTGCGGTTGTATCGCCGCTGACACCGCGATTTACGATTGGCAAACCTAGCTGGCGACTGAGGACGCTGGGAAACGCCTCTGTCTCTGCTACGCCATATCCTGAAGCGATGCTATCCCCCAAAACGATGACTTGTTTACCCGCGCCAAGTTTGAGGTTTTTCATAGAAGCGAGATTGTCGCCACAACTGGTGAAGACAAGCAGGGAACAGAACATCAAAACAAAGAAATTTAACAGTCGGCGGTTTTTCATATTTAAAATGCGATCGGCTAGCTGAAAAAACATCTAAATTTATCTGTATATAACGTAAGTTGCTAGTTATAAGATTAGCGCTGCTCTTTGTTACGTAGTTGCAATGCCGCGCTCTTATTCCAACTGGGATAAGAGCGCGGCATCGCAACTACGTACCTAATCTTAGCCTCAATTATATAACTAGCAACTTGCGTTATTATATTATAATGGAAACGATTTCTCAGTCTGAGTTGAAGATGGATTACGCGATCGCACTTTCCACTCTCAAACAATCCGATCCTATCTTGGCAACCCTAATTGAACGAGTTGGTGCTTGCCAACTCTACGAGGTACAGTTGTCTGGAGACTTGCTGTTTTCCTTATCGCGATCGATCTTCTACCAACAACTCTCCACGAAAGCCGCCACAACCATTCATCGTAGATTTCTCCAGCTTTATCCTGACACACCCTTTCCCAGCGCATTGGATATCCTCAACACACCCGACGAAGTGTTGCGGGGTGTAGGAATTTCGCGTCCCAAAATCCTCTATTTGAAAAACCTTGCTCAGAAAGTGCTGGATGGATTGCCGACTCTGGCTTTCTTTGAGGAAATGGATGACGAATCTATTATCCAGACTCTAACGCCGCTGAAAGGAGTTGGACGCTGGACAGTGCAAATGCTGCTGATTTTCCGTCTGCATCGATTGGATGTGCTGGCTGTTGATGACTTGGGTATTCGTGCTGGAATTCGCCGACTCTATAACTTGGCAGAACTTCCCGATAAAAAGACTGTAGAGCGTTTCGGGCAAAAGTGGCAGCCCTATCGATCGATCGCTTCTTGGTATCTGTGGCGTAGTCTGGAAATTTATAGCTAGGGATTAGGGGCTAGGGAAGAGGGAAGAGGGAAGAGGGAAAAGGGTTACAGAGTAAGGGATAGAAGGTCAAAGGTAAGAGTTGGAGTTGTCCTAACCGACTTTCATCGGTTGCTATAGTGAAATCTGAGTCGGCTTTCCACACCTTTCCGCAATACAGGAATCGCTCCAAAAGAACAAAATCAAAATGGGAACATTAGAGAGGAAAGGTGTTGCGGCTGTGCAATTAGATCTAACTCAGTTGGCCCTAGATGAGAGCTTTGCCAGAGAGATCTCAACCGACGAGATGCCCGCTGGTGGCAACGATCCAAATCGTTTTGATTGGAAAGAAGCGTGGTATCCCGTTCATTACGTGCAAGACTTGGACAAGTCGAAACCGACGCCTTTCACTCTGCTAGGCAGAGATATTGTCATTTGGTGGGATAAAAATACTTCCTCCTGGAGCGTATTTGAGGACAAATGTCCCCACCGCCTTGCACCTCTGTCAGAGGGTAGGATTGCCCAGGATGGGCTTTTAGAGTGTCCGTACCACGGTTGGGCTTTTTCGGGGGATGGCAGTTGCGATCGCATCCCACAGCAGCTTGATGGTGCCAAAGCGGAGAATTCTCAACGCGCCTGTGTGGCTTCCCTACCTACGTGCGATCGCCAGGGACTGTTGTTTGTGTACCCCGGTAAGCCGGAAAATGCCGCTAAAACCAAAGTTCCTCTAGTCAATTTGCTAGATGAATCTCCCCAGGATTGGATTTGCCTCAACACCTTTAGGGATCTGCCTTATGATGCGCTTACACTCCTAGAAAACGTGCTGGATGCCAGTCATGTTTCCTACACTCACCACGGCACCGTAGGAAACAGGACTAATGCTGGCCCAGTCGAACTTGAGGTCAAAGAATCTGGCAAACAAGGCTTCCAAGGAATATGGGAAGAAGGGCCGCGACGAGGAACCTTGGGGCGGCAGGACACCACGTTCGTCGCGCCTGCTTTGATGTGGCACGACCTCACCTCCAAGCAGTTTGGCAGAACGCTGACCGTCGTCTACGCTACTCCTATTCGCAAAGGGGAATGTAGACTGTTTGCCCGCTTTCCCTTCCAGTTTTCCTCGAAAATACCTGCCTTTTTCATGAAGCTGACGCCGCGCTGGTACTCTCACATCGGACAGAATGGCGTCTTGGAAGATGACCAGATTTTCTTGCACTATCAGGAACGTTATCTGGAGGCGTCCGGCGGTAGCGCCAACTTTGCCAAGGCGTTCTATTTGCCGACAAAGGCCGATCGCTTTGTGTCAGAGTTACGTAAATGGGTGAATAACTACAATGCCGACCCATTTCCCGGTGCCAGCTTACCGCCACCTTTGCCCAAGGAAAAGCTGATGGATCGGTATTATTCCCATACACAGAAGTGTGCTAGCTGTAGTGCCGCCCTAGTTAAAATTCAGCAGATCAGGATGTGGTTTGCGATAATTGGTGCGATCGTTTGGGCGATCGCGCCACTTCTGGCTGTCTACCTGGAAAATGCCCTTTTGCCTGTAGCGATCGCGATCGCGGTGAGCCTTGGCTTCGGTGCCTTGTGGTTCCGGCTAGGCAAGCTTCAGAGGCAGTTTTACGAGGGTCGGCATATACCGCCGCGCAACCTGCCTGAGAAAATCCGGCCTTAAATCTGCTACTTTTCAAACGAACATTTTGTAGTAGCACAGCATCATCAGTATGTCGGTCATACCAAGATTTTAATTAGCTGTGCTACTACGACCGCATATTTGACAAGGGAAGAACCATAATGCTTGGTTAAGCATTATTGACAAGTACCAAACTTAGCCTAATTGTGTTGATTTTTAATTAGTTCTATCGATGGTAAATGTTGCCGATAAAATAGGGGCAATTCTTCGGCTATGCTTATCCAAGCACTAATTACTTGCGGTGCTTCAATTAGCAAGATGACCAGAAGAGTAATTATAAACTTGCGATAATTCAATTTTTTGGCGGCTTGGCTTTTATTTTCTTTCGATTGTTTGGTTGACGAAACAGTAACTTTAACCATAAGTTCTTCCTCGAAACTCTAGGTACATCCTAAACAACAGAAAAATCAAAGTCGAGGGCAATTAGGTTTAACTGTTATTTTCTTTTGCCCTATTTTTTAGGGCAGATAGGGCAATGTAACAAAATCTATCTGCCCTAGACTGGGTAAGACTAATTTGATATACTCTTAAAATCGAGTAAATTACGCAACTGGTACATTAATCAAAGGTACGTTGTTGCGCTTTAGCGCTAAAGCGCAACAACGTACCTAAGAGTTAATCCTTGTCTTGTGACAATTGTGTAAGTCCTATATCAAAAATAATCCCTAGAAAATGTTATGCTGGAATCTGATAAAGTGCAATCAAGTGCAGAGGGGAAAATTAAACTCAGGGAAGCTTATAAAAATAAAAATCCCAAGTTGACCATAGCGCAACTGGCGGAAAAAGCTTCTGTCTCTGAAGATACCATTAAGCGATTACTTGGGACAAAAGAATGCCCTAACGGGGTGGAAAGATGGCAAGTTAGTCAGATTGCCAAAGTTTTGGAAATCGAACCAACCGAAATAGTTGACCCGAAAGACTGGTATCCCCAGCAGATTAACCAGGAATTTGACGCACTGATTCAAGAAAAGATTCGCAGATTTTGCGGTCGAACATTTGTATTTGATACTTTTGAAAAATTTCTCAAAGATAATCCCTCCGGTTATTTTACCGTCGTAGGTGATGCGGGAATGGGGAAAAGTGCCATTGCTGCGAAGTATGTTGATAAATACCAATCTCCCTGCTATTTTAATATTTTGGCAGAACGGCGCAATCGCCCGGAACTATTTCTGCAAAGTATTCGCCAACAACTGATTAATCGTTACGAATTGAGGGAGGCGAAAGAAGATAATTTACCGACTTTGTTGGCGAAAGTTAGTCAAAAAATTCCTGCTGGGGAACGGTTGGTGATTGTAGTTGATGCGCTGGATGAAGTGGAACAAGAACCGGGAGGTAATCTATTACATTTACCGACAACTTTGCCGGATAGGGTTTATTTTCTGTTAACTAGACGACCTTATACTCTGGAAACAAAGCGTTTGTTTGTATCGCCGGGAGTGGTGATGAAGGAATTAGATTTAAGGGGAGAGGATTATGTGAATTTTAGCCGGGAAGATGTGAAAGAGTATATTCGCTTATTTCTCTATGAAGACTCAGAATATAAGGATGGGTTGAGAAAATGGATTCAAGAACGCCATATCGCTGCTGAACTTTTTGTTGAGCAGGTGGCGGATAAGAGCAAAAACAATTTTATGTATCTCCGCTATATTTTACCGACGATTGCTAAAGGTGAATATGATGACTTGAGTTTAAGGCAATTGCCGGATGGTCTTGTAAATTATTATCAAAACCATTGGGTGCGGATGGGGATGCAAACCAAAGAAATGCGGAAAAATGCCATCATCCTCTATCTACTTGTAGTGGCGGGTAAGCCGATTACCTGCGATTCTATTGCTCGGATAACCAAGCGAGATAAATATGAAGTTTTGGAGGTATTGGAAAATAAGGATTGGTTTGAGTTGCTGAGAAGACAGCAGCTAAAGGGGGAAACTTGTTATACAATTTATCACCAAAGTTTTGCCGATTTTCTGCGAGATAAGCCCACTCTGAAGAGAAATGAGATTCTGTTGGATGATATTCAACGCCTTCTTTCCGATGGTAATGACCGCATTTGGGAAGAAATAGAAGAAGATGAGGAAGAAAAAATAGAAGAAGATGAGGAAGAGGATGAAAATGAGTAGACTTGCTAAGAGATTAGCAAAAATGTCCCCCAGCGACCAGCGACTCTTCCTCGATGACCCCAGTACCAAGGCGAAGACAGGACAGTTAGAAAAGCTTTACCAAATTTTGACTCAGTTTGACTTTTTAGCAGCAAAGATTAATCATCCTGAGTTTGGCGTGCAATCTCTGATGGCTGATTATGATTTGCTGGATGATGCAGAAGTTTTAACTCATCCTGAGTACAACTCTGAGAAAGTAAAAGCGCTGAAATTGATACAAGGGGCGCTGGGACTTTCTGCCCGTATTTTGAATCAAGATAAGACACAGCTTGCAATTCAATTGTGCGGGCGTTTGGCTAGTTTGAAAATGCCAGAAATTCAGGAACTCCTTGTCCAGGCAAAGCCGAGTAAAACTCCTTGGTTTCGCCCCTTAAAAAATTACTTAACTTCCCCAACTGCGCGGTTGCTGTTTACTTTTAAAGGTCATAGCGACTCGGTAAGAGCAGTCGCCATCACACCGGATGGGAAAAAAGCGATTTCTGGTTCTGATGACAAAACTCTCAAACTGTGGAATTTGGAAACAGGGTCGGAACTGTTTACTTTTAATGGTCATAGCGGTTGGGTAAGAGCAGTCGCCATCACACCGGATGGGAAAAAAGCGATTTCTGGTTCTGATGACAAAACTCTCAAACTGTGGANNNNNNNNNNNNNNNNNNNNNNNNNNNNNNNNNNNNNNNNNNNNNNNNNNNNNNNNNNNNNNNNNNNNNNNNNNNNNNNNNNNNNNNNNNNNNNNNNNNNATTTGGAAACAGGGTCGGAACTGTTTACTTTTAATGGTTATAGCGGTTGGGTAAGAGCAGTCGCCATCACACCGGATGGGAAAAAAGCGATTTCTGGTTCTTATGACAAAACTCTCAAACTGTGGAATTTGGAAACAGGGAAAGAAATTGCCACTTTCACTGCTGAGTATCCAATAAATTGCTGCGCGATTGCATCGGATGGAGTGACAATTGTGGTGGGTGAAAAATGGGGACAGGTGTATTTTTTGCGCCTGGAAGGAATAGAAAAATAACCATGAACACCACACCTCTATCCCCAACTACCTACCCAACCGAATTTAGGCAAATAATTAGCGAAAAAAGCGCTAATTTTGTCGGTCGCGAATTCGTCTTTTCTGCCATTAACAACTTTCTTTCTCGCCAAAACCGAGGTTACTTTACGATTCTCGGCGCACCCGGTAGCGGCAAAAGTGCAATCCTCGCCAAATATGTGAGCGAAAATCCCCAAGTTATCTATTACAATGCGGGAGTTGCGGGAAAAAATCGCGCTGAAGAATTTCTCGCGATTGTTTGTAGTGAATTGCTGCGGCGAATCGGGAATGGGAACGCATCAGAGGAGAGTTGGTCGCTTTCTCTGTTACTTCAGAAAATCAGCGATTTACTATCACCCGATGAACGGTTGATAATTGCCATTGATGCTTTAGATAGGATTGATGCTAACCACCAACCCCCAGGCACAAATTTATTTTATCTGCCCAGATATCTACCCGATAAAGTTTATTTTATTCTGACTCGTCGCCCGTTTTTGCGTGAGAAATCTGGTTTATTAATTGAAGCACCTTTTCAAATTTTGGATTTGTCAGCATACCCGCAGGAAAATCGGGAAGATGTGCGAAATTATATCAATACTTACCTTTCCGCAACTCCAACTCCCCCCTTCTTAAGGGGGGTTGGGGGGGATCTCAATATCAATCAACAAGAATTCATCGAACAGCTTATCGCCGAAAGCGATAATAACTTCATGTATCTGAGTCAAATATTACCTGTTATTGCTGAGAAATTGGTTGCAGGGTCTTTGGGTGAGGAACTCAAAAACCCGTTTTCTCCTAAAGAAACCGGGTTTCTTACCCCAGGTTTAGCAGCATATTACCAAAATCATTGGCAACAAATGATAGGTAATACTTTGGATGCGATTGAATTAGCCGTAATCAAGATTTTGTCGCAGCAAAAACAACCAATTTCAGCAGAATTAATTGCAGAAATGATAAATGAAGATGAATATGATGTAGAAGAAGTGTTGGAAAATTGGCGGGAATTCTTACATCAGGAAATAATAAGAGGAGAAAATTGTTATAGTTTTTATCATTCTAAGTTTCGGGACTGGCTGAGCCAAAATACCTCACCCTGAAGGGTGGGGCTATACAAACAAAGCCTGCCTTCGCAGGCTATAAGAACGGAAGCCCACCTTCGTGGGCTTGGTATGTGTAGCCCCACCCTTCAGGGTGAGGGCGTTTGAAAAAAATGGCGAAGGTATTGTTGAAGAAACCGGGTTTCGCGTACCTACGCACCTGAAAAGCGCGGTTAGTCTAGATTCCAGTTATTAGGGGCAGTTATTGCAGGATATTGACGTAATCTAGATGCTGAGCGCTATTCGTTTTCCTCTCAAAATATTTCAAAATGTAACAAATAATGACCCTAACATCCTCAATTAACAACAGTCAGCGACTTCAACTCGCTCCCTTGGAAATCCCGACTCGTCTGCTGCTTGGCCCAGGCCCCTCCAATGCCCATCCAGCCGTCCTGCAAGCGATGAATACTCCCCCCGTAGGACACCTCGACCCGGCATTTCTGGCGCTGATGGATGAGATCCAGAGCTTGCTGCGCTACGTTTGGCAGACGGAAAACCCGCTCACGATCGCAGTTAGCGGTACGGGAAGCGCCGCAATGGAAGGAACGATCGCCAACGTCACCGAACCGGGCGATGTCGTTTTGGTTGGTGTCAGCGGATACTTCGGCAATCGCCTCGTCGATATGGCGGGACGATACGGCGCGGACGTGCGAACCATTACCAAACCGTGGGGACAAGTCTTTACCCTAACCGAATTGCGGACAGCGCTAGAAACTCACCGTCCGGCTATCCTGGCTTTAGTCCATGCGGAAACATCCACAGGGGCGCGTCAACCTTTGTCAGGAGTGGGTGACCTGTGTCGCGAATTTGACTGTCTCCTGTTGCTGGATACGGTAACCAGTCTGGGCGGCGTTCCCATATTTCTAGATGAGTGGGGAGTCGATCTAGCTTATAGTTGCAGTCAGAAAGGGTTGGGTTGTCCTCCCGGTGCTTCCCCATTTACGATGAGTCCCCGTGCAGTAGAGAAATTACAGCAACGTCGCAATAAAGTTGCCAACTGGTATCTGGATATGACGTTATTGTCTAAGTACTGGGGAAAGGAACGCATCTATCACCACACAGCCCCCATTAACTTGTACTATGCTCTGCGGGAAGCCCTGCGTTTAGTTGCCGAAGAAGGTGTGGAAAACTCTTGGCAGCGTCATCAAAAGAATGTGGAGTATCTTTGGCAGGGATTGGAAGACTTGGGACTCTCCCTCCACGTCCAGCGAGAGTTTCGCCTGCCAACCCTAACTACTGTCTGCATTCCAGAGGGTGTAGATGGGAAGGCAGTATCGCGCCAGTTGCTTACTGAATACGGCATTGAGATTGGCGGCGGACT
It encodes:
- a CDS encoding alanine--glyoxylate aminotransferase family protein, with protein sequence MTLTSSINNSQRLQLAPLEIPTRLLLGPGPSNAHPAVLQAMNTPPVGHLDPAFLALMDEIQSLLRYVWQTENPLTIAVSGTGSAAMEGTIANVTEPGDVVLVGVSGYFGNRLVDMAGRYGADVRTITKPWGQVFTLTELRTALETHRPAILALVHAETSTGARQPLSGVGDLCREFDCLLLLDTVTSLGGVPIFLDEWGVDLAYSCSQKGLGCPPGASPFTMSPRAVEKLQQRRNKVANWYLDMTLLSKYWGKERIYHHTAPINLYYALREALRLVAEEGVENSWQRHQKNVEYLWQGLEDLGLSLHVQREFRLPTLTTVCIPEGVDGKAVSRQLLTEYGIEIGGGLGELAGKVWRVGLMGFNSRKENVDRLLEALRQVLPK